DNA sequence from the Streptomyces tsukubensis genome:
GGTTCGGGCTCGACGACGGTGACCTCGGCGCCGTATCCGCGGGCCGCAGCGGCGACCTCCAGGCCGATCCACCCCGCCCCGGCGACCACCAGCCGGCCGTTCTCGCGGCCCAGCCCGGCCAGCACCTGGCGGAGCCGGTCGGCGTGGGCGAGCCGGCGCAGATGGTGCACCCCGGCCAGTCCGGTGCCGGGGATGTCCAGACGGCGGGGTTCGGCCCCGGTGGCCAGCAGCAGCTTGTCGTAGTGCAGGACCGTGCCGTCACCGAGCCGTACCGTACGGGCCGCCCGGTCAACGGCGACCACGGACTGGCCGAGGTGCAGCTCCACATCGGCCTGCGCGTACCAGGCGGGTTCATGGACGAAAACGCTCTCCCGGCTGTCCTTGCCCTGGAGGTAGCCCTTGGACAGCGGTGGGCGTTCGTAGGGGTGGTCGCGTTCGTCGCCGATGAGGATCACCCGCCCGGTGAAACCCTCCGACCGCAGGGTCTCGGCGGCCTTGGCCCCGGCGAGACCACCGCCGACGATGACGAACGTCTGTTCTCCGTCGACCACTTGATTGCCTCCTCTTGTGCTTCCGCGTCGCCGGCCGCCGCCCGCTCTGCACGCTGCGCAGCCTGGTGCGAGCGTCCCGCACGGAGCGGAGCGGCGGAAGAGGGAGTGCGCCGGGCGTGTCTCCGCCCACGCCCCTCCCGGGGGTGCCGCGGGGGTCAGCGGCGGGCTGTGAGCTGGGCGTGCAGGGTCACCGCCGAGGCATCGGTGAGGGCGGCGATCTGATCCACAATCACCCGACCGCGCGCCCGGTCGTCGGGCGCGGCGTCGAAGAGGGCACGGAACTGGGGGTCGAGCCCGTCGGGAGCGCGCCGGGCCAGCGCCTCGGCCAGTTCGGCGACGACGATGCGCTGCTCGGCCCGGATCGCCTCCTGCTCGGCGCGCTGCATCACATAGCGGTCGGCGACGGCCTTGAGAACGGCGCATTCGTTGCGGGTGGCACGCGGGACGACGAGTTCGGCGGTGTAGCGGGTGAGCCTGCCGGTGCCGTACGTCTGCCGGGTGGCGCCCTCGGCGGCCAGGCAGAAGCGGCCGATGAGCTGGCTGGTGGCGTCCTTGAGGCGGGCCTGGGCCGGGGCGGAGCCGTCGTAGTGGTGGGGCCACCAGTCCTGGTCGAGGAGGCGGTCGAGGGCTTCGGCGAGCTCCTCCGGGTCGGTGTCGGCGGGGACGTAGCGGCCGATGGCGACCCGCCAGATCTCGGCCCGCTCCGGCTCGGCGAGCAGCAGGTTGGGGTCGAGGTGCCCGGCGTGGAGTCCGTCCTCGAAATCGTGGACCGAGTAGGCGACGTCGTCGGACCAGTCCATGACCTGGGCTTCGAAGCAGCGGCGGTGCCGGGGGGCGCCGTCGCGGACCCAGGAGAAGACGGGCAGGTCGTCCTCGTAGACCCCGAATTTGACGGAGCCGGGGTCGGAAGGGTGGCCGCCGAGCGGCCACGGGTACTTGGTGGCGGCGTCGAGGGCGGCGCGGGTGAGGTTGAGTCCGACGCTGACGGGGGCGGCATCGGGGGTGTCGGGGGTGAGGAACCGTTTGGGTTCGATCCGGGTGAGCAGCCGCAGCGACTGGGCGTTGCCCTCGAAGCCGCCGCAGTCCCGGGCGACCTCGTTGAGCGCCACCTCGCCGTTGTGGCCGAAGGGGGGGTGGCCGAGGTCGTGGGCGAGGCAGGCGGCCTCGACGAGATCGGGGTCGCAGCCGAGGGCGGCGCCCAGCTCCCGGCCGACCTGGGCGCATTCCAGGGAGTGCGTGAGCCGGGTGCGGGGGCTGGCGTCCCAGGCCTGGTTGCGGCTGCCGGGGGTGACGACCTGGGTCTTGCCCGCCAGCCGGCGCAGGGCGGCGGAGTGCAGCACCCGGGCGCGGTCGCGCTGGAAGGCGGTCCGGCCGGGGCGTTTGTCGGGCTCGGGGGCCCAGCGGGCGGTGGCCGCCTCGTCGTATCCGTACACATCATCGCCGCCGCCACTGCCGCTGCCGCTGCGGGAGCCGGGGTGCTCGTGCGCGTCGCCGGATCCGGGGGTGGCGGAGTGGCCGTACGCATGGGGGTGCGGGACGTTCCCCGATGAGGGTGCGGGCCCGTTCGGTGTACTGCCGGTGGTGCCGTCCATGCCCCGACCGTAGCCGGAGCCGGTGACGGCGGGGGCCCCGGGCCGGTGCCGATTCCCGCCGCCGGGAGAACCGGAGCGG
Encoded proteins:
- a CDS encoding deoxyguanosinetriphosphate triphosphohydrolase → MDGTTGSTPNGPAPSSGNVPHPHAYGHSATPGSGDAHEHPGSRSGSGSGGGDDVYGYDEAATARWAPEPDKRPGRTAFQRDRARVLHSAALRRLAGKTQVVTPGSRNQAWDASPRTRLTHSLECAQVGRELGAALGCDPDLVEAACLAHDLGHPPFGHNGEVALNEVARDCGGFEGNAQSLRLLTRIEPKRFLTPDTPDAAPVSVGLNLTRAALDAATKYPWPLGGHPSDPGSVKFGVYEDDLPVFSWVRDGAPRHRRCFEAQVMDWSDDVAYSVHDFEDGLHAGHLDPNLLLAEPERAEIWRVAIGRYVPADTDPEELAEALDRLLDQDWWPHHYDGSAPAQARLKDATSQLIGRFCLAAEGATRQTYGTGRLTRYTAELVVPRATRNECAVLKAVADRYVMQRAEQEAIRAEQRIVVAELAEALARRAPDGLDPQFRALFDAAPDDRARGRVIVDQIAALTDASAVTLHAQLTARR